The sequence TAAGATTAATATATTCTCTCAGTATACATGAATGTGATAAAACCACAATATTCTTATTAGATACATGTACAAGTATGGGTCAACGCTTTGTCTTTAAACATTTCCAGTATTGAAATTCTATAAAATACCTGTATAGAGCATGTATGGCAGGTTTTACTGGAGTTGTAACAACTCAACATGAACAGTTGGCCTGAGAAGACTGTGTCAAGGAGGACTAAGGGAGTGTGCTTTACTGTATATCAGGTATTTGCGTGTGTGAAGTTAAATGTTTAACCCATCTCTATGGGCAGTGATGTGCTTTCAAGTGTCAACATGATGTGGGTTCATGAGCATGTTCTCTCCAGACAACACCTCCCTTATCAATGTCCATGTCATAACTGGCATATAACAAACAATTTTACACAATGTATATAAgtcaaatacagtgcatttggaaagcattcagacctcgtgactttttccacattttgttatgttacagccttattctaaaattgattaaattgttttttccccccatatcaatctacacacaataccccataatgacaaaacaaaaacagatttttagaaatgtttgcaaatgtattaaataaattatggaaaaatcacatttacataagtattcagaccctttactccgtactttgttgaagcacctttggcagcgattacagcctagagtcttcttggttatgatgctacaagcttggcacaattgtatttggggagtttctcccattcttgtatgcagatcctctcaagctctgtcagattagatggggagcatcgctgcacagctattttcaggtctctcccgagatgtttgatcgggttcaagtccgggctctggctgggccactcaaggactttcagagacggtcccgaagccactcctgcgttgtcttggctgtgtgcttagggtcgttgtcctgttgaaaggtgaacaatcccctcagtctgaggtcctgagcgctctggaggttttcatcaaggatctatgtactttgctctgttcatctttccctcgatcctgactagtctcccagtccctgccactgaaaaacatccccacagcatgatgctgcaatgACCATCTTAcaccgttgggatggtgccagatttcctccagacgtgacgcttggcattcaggccaaatatttCAAATCGGTttcatcagagaatcttgtttctaatggtctgagagtctttaggtaccttttggcaaactccaagtgggctgttgtgccttttactgaagagtggcttccgtctggccactctaccataaaggcctgattggtggagtgatgcagagatgggagagccttccagaaggacaaccatctccacagaggaactctggagctttgtcagggtgaccatcgggttgttggacacctccctgaccaaggcccttctccccctgcttgctcagtttggtcaggcggccagctctaggaagagtcttggtggttccaaacttcttccatttaagaacgatggaggccactgtgttcttggggaccttcaatgctgcagaaatgtttttgtacctaCCCTGTCTCAGATCtgtctcaacacaatcctgtctcggagctctaaggacaattccttcgacctcatggcttggtttttgctctgacatgcactgtcaactgtgaaaccttataaagacaggtgtgtgcctttccaaatcatgtccaatccattgaatttaccacaggtggactccaatcaagttgtagaaacatcttaaggatgatcaatggaaacacgatggaacctgagctcaatttagggtctcatagcaaagggtctgaatacttatttaaataaggtatttatgttttttttatatacatttgcaaaaatttctaaatctgtttgctttgtcattatggggttttgtgtgtagattgatgaggatacaTTTTCATAtaatccactttagaataaggctgtaacataacaaaatgtggaaaaagtcaaggggtctgaatactttccaaatgcactgcataCCGATTCAACAACCTCTTCACAAACAACTTGCTAAAAAAAGGTGTTTTAGagaataattaagcaataagccccgggggggtgtggtatatggccaatatcccaaggctaagggctgttcttatgcaagaTGCAAAGTGGAGTGCCTGGATTTAGCccttatattggccatataccacaaatcccCAAGGTGTCTTATTCCTATTATAAAtgggttaccaatgtaattagagcagtaaaaagatatacggtctgatataccacgtctgccagccaatcagcattcagggctcgaaccacccagtttataaaaggCCTTAAAGAATATAGAATAGGCCTTGTTTTAACCTTAAAGAATCTGAGCATGGAAAATAaaagcaaaaacatttatttagcaAAAAAGATTTGAAAACAGCTAAAAGAATAAAAACAAATCAATGAAGTCTTTGAACTTGTGCAGACTTGAATGCAGgggattctacaagtgtcttcTTCAGCATGAGCTCTTCTTTCTACTCTGAACATCATTTTGAACGATCACAATAAAAAAGTGTTTTTAATTCCAAGCAAATCTTTCTCTACTCTATGCAATCTTTATCCATTTGCGTCAGTTTTTTGTGCTCAGTAGTAAAACGGGAGACCCTCCAGTGGGCTATACCAGTGATCCAGCCTGGCTCTGAGCGGGCACCATGACAGGCACAGCACCCATACGGGCCAGGGTGGTGGAGCTGATGGGTGAGGTGAGAGGGCGTGGTACCTGGGGCTGGGCCCCCTCAGTCTTGTCGGGGTCTGTGACCATGTGGCCAGGTGGGGAATGGGATCCAGGTGGGGAATGAGGTGGGGCACCGTTAGAACTGGAGGATCTGCTGTGTCCATAGTGAGGCATGCTACTGATGCTGGGGGGTCGGCTGTGGTTGGAACTGGGGGGTTGGCTGTGCCTGTGTGGAGAGCTGCCACTGATGCGGTTCAAGCTTGGAGGTCTGCTGTGCCCATGTGGAGAGGGGGCACCGATATTGTTAGAACTTGGGGGTCGACTGTGCCCCTGGGGGGAGGGGGCACCAATGTTGTTAGAACTATTGGGTCTACTGTACCCATGTGGAGAGGTGACaccaacatggttaaaacttggTGGTTGACTGAACCCATGGGGAGGAGTGTCAACAATGATACTAGTGCTGAGGAGCCGGGTGTGGCCAGGGGGTGGAGTCCCACTGATGTGGTTAGAACTGGGGGGTCGACTGTGCTCTTGTGGATAGGTGGCATCAATGTTGTTAGCAACACAGAGGGGTCTGGTGTGCCTGGGTGGAAGTGTGCCACTGATGTACCCTGGGAGGCCCTGCAGGGGGTTGAGCTCTCTAGGCCGAAGGCGGTAGGCGTTGAGCACAGAGCCTGTGTCAGAGGCCGGGGCAGTGGGGTAGGGGAAGTTTTTGAGCTGTTGGGGGTCTCCCGGATGGGGGCCCGTGGCTATGGATGACAGCGTGCCATTTTTGGAGATGATGTCTGAGCCTGTGCCACTCTTTGCCCAGGAAACACGCTTGGGTGCCTGGGCATCCTCCCTGTgatggatagacagacagacagccaatgAGAAAACACCAACCAAGATCATATCACATGCTACACACATCCTCCAACCATCAACCTACAGAAATGGAATTAGAACACCTGCATTGTCCATGGTAGAGTCCTAGTAGTTGTACATCCTGTGGTGTTTATCAACTGCACCTGATTTTCCGATAACACACAGAAAAAAATCTCACTTGATATCATTGGCTATCTCCTCCTCTTCGTGGCCTCTCCTCCTCAGCATGAAGATGAGGAAGAGTATGATGGCTACCAGTCCCACGATGGACcccagagtagcagcagcaatcgCTCCAGAATTAGAGGCTGTGGAAGAGGACACACAGAGAGGCTTCAAACAGGAAACATTAGCAGTCTGTATGTACTAATATGAGAACGTGTGTGTTACTTTGCTATACGTACAGGTGAAGACCTCCAGGTTGATAGAGCAAGTGTCAGAACCGGCAGTGTTGCTAGCTCGGCACACATATTTCCCTGACATGCTCTTAGTGAGGTTACTCAACCTGAGGGTACCTTGCCTCTCATCTGAAAGAAAAAGACAGTGTTACACACTCTTGCCTCTACAGTACATGaatatgttgatgatgtaccGTGCACAGAACGTTATACACCTTTCAAACACACTCCATctacagtaatgtagacagttaCACTAGGTAACACAagtgtagctacagtatgtatacAAACATAATTAGACCACACACTCTACCAAGTACAATACTCTCTTGGTTCCAAAGCTATAAGTATTGAGGGGTATCCTGGTCCTAGGGAGtcgcatcccactgggcacagatgtcaattcaatgtctattccacattggatCAACGTAATTtcactgaaatgacatggaaacaatgttgagtcaaccagtatgtgcccagtgggatgggcTGTTCTTTATACCAGTACAGATCCTCTTTGATGATATCACTATTTTCTGTCCCGGGGATAAATAATGTGGTTATATGGAGAGACCTCACTAGCAAATGGTTAACCAGACAAAGAATCTCCACAATAATGAATCAGAACCTGTGGCTTTTCAAAGTTGGACTTCATCAGTTTACATAATCCTAGTTGCTGTGGTCCACTTGTCATAGCTGGCATGGGGATGCTCTATTGTAAATATGTAACACTG comes from Salmo salar chromosome ssa20, Ssal_v3.1, whole genome shotgun sequence and encodes:
- the esamb gene encoding endothelial cell-selective adhesion molecule isoform X1 — translated: MAISGRVRALLSLLWVFQGDSQQVEMPRREREVVKGQMVVLQAWYSPTSDIGRNSVIWNFMANDSKQVISYSNGEPGIGSPEFRKRVGFSLSMPSSNLSIYINNTQESDSGRYLCNVIIPGAAGLSGEMRLNVKVPPSPPVCTMTGSSVLNGNVTLSCKSSSGKPIPHYKWTKNAPMSEVFFSPMQNERQGTLRLSNLTKSMSGKYVCRASNTAGSDTCSINLEVFTSSNSGAIAAATLGSIVGLVAIILFLIFMLRRRGHEEEEIANDIKEDAQAPKRVSWAKSGTGSDIISKNGTLSSIATGPHPGDPQQLKNFPYPTAPASDTGSVLNAYRLRPRELNPLQGLPGYISGTLPPRHTRPLCVANNIDATYPQEHSRPPSSNHISGTPPPGHTRLLSTSIIVDTPPHGFSQPPSFNHVGVTSPHGYSRPNSSNNIGAPSPQGHSRPPSSNNIGAPSPHGHSRPPSLNRISGSSPHRHSQPPSSNHSRPPSISSMPHYGHSRSSSSNGAPPHSPPGSHSPPGHMVTDPDKTEGAQPQVPRPLTSPISSTTLARMGAVPVMVPAQSQAGSLV
- the esamb gene encoding endothelial cell-selective adhesion molecule isoform X2 — its product is MIHLQLTILGEWPAPCDSQQVEMPRREREVVKGQMVVLQAWYSPTSDIGRNSVIWNFMANDSKQVISYSNGEPGIGSPEFRKRVGFSLSMPSSNLSIYINNTQESDSGRYLCNVIIPGAAGLSGEMRLNVKVPPSPPVCTMTGSSVLNGNVTLSCKSSSGKPIPHYKWTKNAPMSEVFFSPMQNERQGTLRLSNLTKSMSGKYVCRASNTAGSDTCSINLEVFTSSNSGAIAAATLGSIVGLVAIILFLIFMLRRRGHEEEEIANDIKEDAQAPKRVSWAKSGTGSDIISKNGTLSSIATGPHPGDPQQLKNFPYPTAPASDTGSVLNAYRLRPRELNPLQGLPGYISGTLPPRHTRPLCVANNIDATYPQEHSRPPSSNHISGTPPPGHTRLLSTSIIVDTPPHGFSQPPSFNHVGVTSPHGYSRPNSSNNIGAPSPQGHSRPPSSNNIGAPSPHGHSRPPSLNRISGSSPHRHSQPPSSNHSRPPSISSMPHYGHSRSSSSNGAPPHSPPGSHSPPGHMVTDPDKTEGAQPQVPRPLTSPISSTTLARMGAVPVMVPAQSQAGSLV